In the genome of Ignavibacteriota bacterium, the window CAGTTTGTCTTCAATTTCTTTCTGCAAGGACTCTGCATCGCTCTTGAATTTTGAATGTGGATATTTTTCTAAAAATTTGCCGACTTCTTTTTTTGCTTCGTCAAACTTTTTCCGGCCAACCAATGCTTTCACCAATCCTAAATGCCCCGGTTCTGCAACCGGAGTGTCATGAAATTTTTCCACGACGCTATTGAAATAATATGCCGCCGCCCGGTAATAACCGAGTTGCATGTACATTTCCGCAGAATCAAAATCTTTCTGCGCGAGACGGATATTCAATTCTTTTATCTTGCCCGATGCCTCTGCCACTAACTCGTTGCTTGGATAATATTCGATGAATGTTTGAAATGCATCAATCGCTTTGAGTGTGTATTCCTGATCCAAATAAGAAACCGGTGCGAGATTGTAATAACTCATTGCAATTTTGTACTGCGCAAGAGGTAAGTAGGGACTTCCCTGCAACGTTCGTTTGATGGATTTGTATTCCTCGGCGGCGAGTAAATACTCTTCCCGCATGAAAAAACATTCAGCAAGATAATACTGCGCATCATCGGTAACGGAACTTCCCGGAAACTGAAGTTTAATCAACTCAAATTCCTTCTTTGCTTCGAAATAGTCTTCTTCATCAAACAGTTGTTTCCCGATTTCAAACCGTTCCTCAGCAGTCATGTTCTTTGTCAAATCAGACGACGAACAGCCGAGGAAGAAAATGGAAATCAAAAAAATAAACACATAAATTATTTTTGTCATGAAATTTTAACTCAACTACGAACGTGAAAAAATAAATAGACTGCAATTCCAGTTGCACCTATGATGATAAACGGTTCAAGCAGTTTGTCGAAAAAACTTCCTTCCGGCAGGGGCGCGTGTGTACTTGGAATTCCCTCCTGCTCAAGCATCGGAATCATTGAAACTGAAACCGTATCAGAATAACTGTAAGGTAACGTACTGCTTGCCAACACTTTATTTGTTTGAGATTCTTTAATGAGAAATGGAAACGAAAGAGAAATCGTTCGCCGTGCTTTTGTCTCTCCAAGAAATCCACTTCGAAACGAATCATCATACTTCACCTTCAAATCGGGAGAAATAATTTGTAGTTCAACCGCTGTTTGGCTCATGTCTGATGAATCCAGAAAGACTTGAACTCCCTTCGCTTGCAACTCCAAAACAACCGCTTGACGAACAAATAAAAGTTCATCTTCACTTTGAAATGAAAGCACAATCGAGTTTGATTTACCAGAAGGCAAAGACTGAAGGATTGAATCGGTCAAAGTTGAAATTCCGAGCCGGAAGAGTTCCATGTTCGATTTGCTGGTATCGCCTGATTGCATCCCGCGAGAAAGTGCAACCGAAAACGGTAACATCAAAAGGAAAATGAAAACACGGAATGTTTGACGCAACGTGTTTGCCGGATATGAATCTTCGTCAGGCGTAAATGCCTCGCACTTTCAATGTCTTTGCAACTTTATCAATCGCCATAATGTAGGCAGAAATTCGTAACGTCACTTGATGCTTGCGTGCAGTTTCATATACTGCATCGAACGATTGTTTCATCATCCTTTCAAGCCGACGGTTCACACGGTCAAGCGTCCAGAAATAACCGATACGGTCTTGTACCCACTCAAAATAGGAGACCGTCACACCACCTGCGTTGGCAAGAATATCAGGGATAACAACAATTCCCTTGTCTCTCAATATCGGGTCTGCGGCGGCAACAGTCGGACCATTCGCTCCTTCACAAATTATTTTTGCCTTTATATTGGGAGCGTTCTGAGCTGTGATTTGTTCTTCCTTTGCGGCAGGAACCAACACATCGCATTGTAGTTCAAGCAATTGTTCCTGAGTGATTTTATCGCCGCCGGTGAATCCTTCCAATGTTTTATTCTTCGCAACCCAATCAAGCGCATCAGAAATACTGATGCCGTTCGCATTGAAATATCCACCTGTTACATCTGAAATTCCAATAATCTTACAGCCATGCTCTGAAAGCAGTTGAGCAGTAACAGAACCAACATTCCCGAATCCCTGAACGACAACGGTACAGTCTTTTGGCTTCAATCCTATTTTTTCCATAGCAGAAAGTGTCACCATCATACAACCGCGACCTGTTGCTTCTCGTCGTCCAAGTGAACCGCCAAGAATGAGTGGTTTCCCTGTCACGACAGCAGTCTCTGTTCTCTTCATGTGCATACTGTAGGTGTCCATAATCCACGCCATTATTTGCTCGTTCGTATTCATATCGGGAGCGGGAATGTCGCGGTCGGGACCGAACACGTCGAGCATGTTCGCCGTGTAACGACGGGTAATTTTTTCCAACTCAACCTTTGTCAATTTATTCGGGTCGCATTTCACCGCGCCTTTCGCGCCGCCAAAAGGAATATTCATCACCGCACATTTCCATGTCATCCACGCGGCGAGTGCTTTCACTTCATCAATCGTGACATCAGGCGAGTAGCGAATTCCACCTTTCGATGGTCCGAGGATATCATTATGAATCACACGGTAGCCATCGAAGATTTCAATGCGACCATCATCCATTTGGATTGGAATTGAAACAATGACTTGCTTCACCGGAGTTTTCAAGTAATTGTAAATTCCCGGGTCAAGTTGAAGAATTTCGGCGGCAACATCAAACCGATGCATCATGGATTCGAACGGGTTATCTTTCTCGATGAACCCGACCGTAGGAGAAGAATTTGTATTCGGCATAAACTAAATGATGATTAAAGAACGTACGATGAAATTATATTCCACCCATAGCGAATTGCTGTAAGCGTGCAATCCGTTCTTCCATCGGTGGATGAGTCATAAACAATTTGAAAACACCGCCGCCACGCAACGGATTGACGATGAACATGTGGGCGGTAGCCGGTTGCTGAGTTTCAATCGGAATTCGGTCAGCGCCGCGCTCTAATTTCTGCAAAGCATTTGCTAATGAAAGAGGTCTGCCGGTAATTCTTGCCGCGCCTTCATCTGCGGCAAACTCGCGTGAACGTGAAATCGCCATTTGAATTAAGACTGCGCCAATCGGCGCTAAAATCAATAATGCCAATTCACCTAAACCGCTACCACCTTCCCTATCATCTCGTCTCCCGCCGCCGAACATCATGGCAAAGCCAGCCATGCGGGCAAGCATCGTTATTGCGCCAACCATTGTTGCGACTATGGTTCCGGTTAAAATATCTCTGTGTTTGATGTGTGCAAATTCGTGTGCGATAACTCCTTCCAATTCATCATCGCTTAGCATGCGAAGTATTCCTTCGGTTGCGGCAACTGCGGCATGTTCGGGATTACGTCCGGTTGCGAATGCGTTGGGTGAATCTTCAGGAATGATATACACTTTCGGCATAGGTAATTGTGCTTGCGATGCAACCCGTTGCACCATCGAATAAAGTTTTGGCGCGTCTGCCTCCGTTACTTGTTTCGCCCGGTACATCATCAAAACAATTTTATCTGAAAACCAATACGAAACGAAGTTCATTAACAGAGAAATTCCAAAAGCCATAATGAGTCCTTGCTCTCCGCCCAACATTGAGCCGATGAGAAGAACCAAAACGGTCATGAGTGTCATTAAAAAGACTGTTTTAAGCGTATTCATAAGTATCTAATGTATCCAACCTTTCAAAAAGTGGTCAAAATTTATGGAATAATTGAGTGATTTACAAGAATCAGAAAATGAACACACGAGAGTCGCGTCTGCGTTCCAATTTTTCTATTGAATGACAGACGGAATTTTGTTATGTTTACACCTCAAATTATTTTCGACAATTAATGAAGTCCAGAATATTCTATTGTTTACTTGCTCTCACACTCAACTTTATCCCGAT includes:
- the bamD gene encoding outer membrane protein assembly factor BamD — translated: MTKIIYVFIFLISIFFLGCSSSDLTKNMTAEERFEIGKQLFDEEDYFEAKKEFELIKLQFPGSSVTDDAQYYLAECFFMREEYLLAAEEYKSIKRTLQGSPYLPLAQYKIAMSYYNLAPVSYLDQEYTLKAIDAFQTFIEYYPSNELVAEASGKIKELNIRLAQKDFDSAEMYMQLGYYRAAAYYFNSVVEKFHDTPVAEPGHLGLVKALVGRKKFDEAKKEVGKFLEKYPHSKFKSDAESLQKEIEDKLKSQSSALFQHTNSQTSK
- a CDS encoding Glu/Leu/Phe/Val dehydrogenase translates to MPNTNSSPTVGFIEKDNPFESMMHRFDVAAEILQLDPGIYNYLKTPVKQVIVSIPIQMDDGRIEIFDGYRVIHNDILGPSKGGIRYSPDVTIDEVKALAAWMTWKCAVMNIPFGGAKGAVKCDPNKLTKVELEKITRRYTANMLDVFGPDRDIPAPDMNTNEQIMAWIMDTYSMHMKRTETAVVTGKPLILGGSLGRREATGRGCMMVTLSAMEKIGLKPKDCTVVVQGFGNVGSVTAQLLSEHGCKIIGISDVTGGYFNANGISISDALDWVAKNKTLEGFTGGDKITQEQLLELQCDVLVPAAKEEQITAQNAPNIKAKIICEGANGPTVAAADPILRDKGIVVIPDILANAGGVTVSYFEWVQDRIGYFWTLDRVNRRLERMMKQSFDAVYETARKHQVTLRISAYIMAIDKVAKTLKVRGIYA
- the htpX gene encoding zinc metalloprotease HtpX, with protein sequence MNTLKTVFLMTLMTVLVLLIGSMLGGEQGLIMAFGISLLMNFVSYWFSDKIVLMMYRAKQVTEADAPKLYSMVQRVASQAQLPMPKVYIIPEDSPNAFATGRNPEHAAVAATEGILRMLSDDELEGVIAHEFAHIKHRDILTGTIVATMVGAITMLARMAGFAMMFGGGRRDDREGGSGLGELALLILAPIGAVLIQMAISRSREFAADEGAARITGRPLSLANALQKLERGADRIPIETQQPATAHMFIVNPLRGGGVFKLFMTHPPMEERIARLQQFAMGGI